A genomic window from Armatimonadota bacterium includes:
- the eno gene encoding phosphopyruvate hydratase has protein sequence MPEIVAVRGREILDSRGNPTVEVEVRLRDGAVGRAAVPSGASTGAHEALELRDGDPTRYGGKGVLRAVANVNERIAPALVGWEATDQAALDRRLLDLDGTANKRDLGANAILGVSLAVARAAAASRGLPLYRYLGGEGARVLPVPLMNVINGGAHADNPLDVQEFMLVPLRAPRFADALRMGVETFHRLRGLLKSRMMSTAVGDEGGFAPELRTTEEALDILTRAIEDAGYTPGADVAVALDPAATELHEDGRYRFAGEGRQRTSDQLVEYYERLCAAYPIVSIEDGMAEDDWEGWRALTDRLGDRIQLVGDDLFVTNVGRLRQGIERGVANAVLIKVNQIGTLTETLEAVAVAREAQYGVIISHRSGETEDTTIADLAVATNAGQIKTGAPSRSERVAKYNQLLRIEEELGERAVFAGAGVFPRAARIGGTG, from the coding sequence GGGAGCCTCCACCGGAGCGCACGAAGCGCTCGAACTGCGCGACGGCGATCCCACCCGCTACGGGGGCAAGGGCGTCCTCCGCGCCGTGGCCAACGTCAACGAGCGGATTGCGCCGGCCCTCGTGGGCTGGGAAGCCACCGACCAGGCGGCACTGGACCGGCGACTGCTCGACCTCGACGGCACGGCGAACAAACGGGATCTGGGGGCCAACGCGATCCTGGGCGTCTCGCTGGCCGTCGCCCGCGCCGCCGCCGCCTCCCGAGGCCTGCCGCTCTACCGGTACCTCGGCGGGGAGGGGGCGCGGGTGCTTCCGGTGCCGCTGATGAATGTGATCAACGGGGGCGCCCACGCCGATAACCCCCTCGATGTGCAGGAGTTCATGCTGGTCCCCCTGCGCGCCCCCCGCTTCGCTGACGCGCTGCGCATGGGCGTCGAAACCTTCCATCGGCTGCGGGGGCTGCTGAAGTCCCGGATGATGTCCACCGCCGTAGGCGATGAGGGCGGGTTCGCGCCCGAGCTGCGCACCACGGAGGAGGCCCTCGACATCCTCACCCGCGCCATCGAGGACGCCGGCTACACACCGGGGGCGGACGTGGCCGTGGCCCTGGATCCGGCCGCCACCGAACTCCACGAGGACGGGCGGTACCGCTTCGCTGGCGAGGGTCGCCAGCGGACGAGCGACCAGCTGGTGGAGTACTACGAGCGCCTCTGCGCCGCGTATCCCATCGTCTCGATCGAAGACGGCATGGCCGAGGACGATTGGGAGGGCTGGAGAGCGCTCACCGACAGGCTGGGCGACCGGATTCAGCTGGTGGGGGATGATCTCTTCGTCACCAACGTGGGTCGGCTGCGGCAGGGCATCGAGCGGGGCGTGGCCAACGCCGTCCTGATCAAAGTGAATCAGATCGGGACCCTGACCGAGACGCTGGAGGCGGTGGCCGTGGCCCGGGAGGCGCAGTACGGCGTGATCATCTCGCATCGCTCCGGCGAGACGGAGGACACCACCATCGCCGATCTGGCCGTGGCGACCAATGCTGGCCAGATCAAGACGGGCGCCCCGTCCCGCAGCGAGCGCGTCGCCAAGTACAACCAGCTGTTGCGGATCGAGGAGGAACTGGGAGAGCGGGCCGTGTTCGCCGGCGCCGGGGTCTTCCCCCGGGCGGCGAGGATCGGCGGAACCGGATAG
- a CDS encoding S1 RNA-binding domain-containing protein, with product MVVETGAIVEGTVVKITPYGAFVELPDGRSGLVHIREIADVYVKDVRDYLKEQEKVKVKVLGLNERGKLDLSVKQALSPEERAARARAKTSFEDKLKAFMKESEERLLDLKRNTEAKRGGGKRRK from the coding sequence ATGGTCGTGGAGACCGGCGCGATTGTGGAAGGCACCGTGGTCAAGATCACCCCATACGGCGCGTTCGTCGAACTCCCCGACGGTCGAAGCGGTCTGGTCCACATCCGGGAAATCGCCGACGTCTACGTCAAGGACGTCCGGGATTACCTGAAAGAGCAGGAGAAGGTCAAGGTCAAGGTCCTCGGCCTGAACGAGCGCGGCAAACTCGACCTCTCCGTCAAGCAGGCGCTCTCCCCCGAAGAGCGCGCCGCCCGCGCCCGCGCCAAGACCTCCTTCGAAGACAAGCTGAAGGCCTTCATGAAGGAGAGCGAGGAACGTCTCCTTGACCTGAAGCGCAACACCGAGGCCAAGCGGGGCGGCGGCAAGCGGCGGAAGTAA
- a CDS encoding ABC transporter ATP-binding protein, translating to MSVHFQEDEILGKAYDARLMRRLLRYLRPYRRVVILSVLLLLLTAGLDLLGPYFVKVAIDRYIARGQLAGVGRLALLYLLALLAAFAARYGQHYLMQIVGQQVMYDLRLQLFSHLQRLPVAFFTRQPVGRLMTRITNDVDTLNEMVTSGVVTVIGDLVMLTGIVVAMIWLDWRLALVAFAIMPVLALATFAFQARMRESYRAVRIRIARINAYLNENIMGMMVAQLFNRGPKNFARFDALNRDHLESNLQATRYMALFFPLAGFFGAVATALLLWYGGGQVVQGVVTLGVLVAQIQYTERFFRPIQDLAEKYNILQAAMASSERIFRLLDEPVTVQDPPDPVPLTRVRGEVEFRDVWFAYDEAPAAGDGAPDWVLKGVSFRIRAGESVAVVGHTGAGKTSIINLITRFYDPQRGQVLVDGVDVRRYRQQDLRRHVGLVLQDVFLFSGTIASNIRLGNTEIDDDALRRAARFVNAHAFIERLPQGYATEVVERGATLSAGQRQLIAFARALAHNPEILLVLDEATSSVDTDTEALIQDALQKVLRGRTSIIIAHRLSTIQNVDRILVMHKGRIVEEGTHRDLLARGGIYTKLYQLQYRDQERRASAGERR from the coding sequence ATGAGCGTCCACTTCCAGGAAGACGAGATCCTGGGGAAAGCCTACGACGCCCGGTTGATGCGGCGTCTGCTGAGGTACCTGCGGCCGTACCGCCGGGTCGTGATCCTGTCCGTGCTGCTCCTGCTGCTCACCGCGGGATTGGACCTGCTCGGCCCCTACTTTGTGAAGGTGGCCATCGACCGGTACATCGCCCGGGGCCAGCTCGCCGGGGTGGGGCGCCTGGCCCTGCTCTACCTCCTGGCGCTGCTGGCCGCCTTCGCCGCCCGCTACGGGCAGCACTACCTCATGCAGATCGTGGGGCAGCAGGTGATGTACGACCTGCGCCTGCAACTCTTCAGCCACCTCCAGCGTCTGCCGGTGGCGTTCTTCACGCGCCAACCCGTGGGGCGGCTGATGACGCGGATCACGAACGACGTGGACACGCTCAACGAGATGGTCACCTCCGGCGTGGTGACGGTGATCGGCGACCTCGTCATGCTCACCGGGATCGTCGTGGCCATGATCTGGCTGGACTGGCGGCTGGCCCTGGTCGCCTTCGCCATCATGCCCGTGCTGGCGCTGGCCACCTTCGCCTTCCAGGCCCGGATGCGCGAGTCGTACCGGGCCGTGCGCATCCGTATCGCGCGCATCAACGCCTACCTCAACGAGAACATCATGGGGATGATGGTGGCCCAGCTCTTCAACCGCGGGCCGAAGAACTTCGCCCGTTTCGACGCGCTGAACCGCGACCATCTGGAGAGTAACCTGCAGGCCACCCGATACATGGCCCTCTTCTTCCCCCTGGCCGGATTCTTCGGTGCGGTGGCCACCGCGCTGCTCCTCTGGTACGGCGGCGGTCAGGTGGTGCAGGGCGTTGTCACCCTCGGCGTGCTCGTGGCCCAGATCCAGTACACCGAGCGCTTCTTCCGGCCGATTCAGGACCTGGCCGAGAAGTACAACATCCTTCAGGCGGCGATGGCCTCCTCCGAGCGCATCTTCCGGCTCCTGGACGAGCCGGTGACGGTCCAGGATCCCCCCGACCCCGTACCCCTGACGCGTGTCCGCGGCGAGGTGGAGTTCCGCGATGTCTGGTTCGCCTACGATGAGGCCCCCGCCGCCGGAGACGGCGCTCCCGACTGGGTCCTCAAGGGCGTCTCCTTCCGCATCCGAGCCGGGGAGAGCGTGGCCGTAGTGGGGCATACCGGGGCGGGCAAGACCTCCATCATCAACCTGATCACCCGGTTCTACGATCCTCAGCGGGGGCAGGTCCTGGTGGACGGGGTGGACGTGCGGCGCTACCGCCAGCAGGATCTGCGCCGTCACGTGGGGCTCGTCCTCCAGGACGTGTTCCTCTTCTCCGGGACCATCGCCTCCAACATCCGGTTGGGGAACACGGAGATCGACGACGACGCGCTTCGCCGGGCCGCCCGATTTGTCAACGCCCATGCGTTCATCGAGCGGTTGCCCCAGGGCTACGCCACGGAGGTGGTGGAACGGGGCGCCACGCTCTCCGCGGGGCAGCGACAGCTCATCGCCTTCGCCCGGGCGCTGGCCCACAACCCGGAGATCCTGCTGGTGCTGGACGAGGCCACGAGCAGCGTGGACACCGACACCGAGGCCCTGATCCAGGACGCGCTGCAGAAGGTGCTGCGGGGGCGGACCTCGATCATCATCGCCCACCGCCTCAGCACCATCCAGAACGTGGACCGCATCCTGGTCATGCACAAGGGGCGGATCGTGGAAGAGGGCACGCACCGCGACCTGCTGGCGCGGGGCGGCATCTACACGAAGTTGTACCAGCTCCAGTATCGGGACCAGGAGCGACGGGCGTCTGCAGGCGAGCGGAGATAG
- a CDS encoding septum formation initiator family protein has protein sequence MSPAIQRPRDRAHLIPPPPHLPRSARVGAVIAVVAAAAYLFGINALHGYRLNREAARLAALKRTLQEHNAVLREEIRLLQTPGYIEKIAREQLGLVRPGEIAILIVPSPASPPPPPARPEEPTRPLVERLWNALTRWVQARGTD, from the coding sequence GTGTCCCCAGCCATCCAGCGCCCCCGCGACCGGGCGCACCTTATTCCTCCCCCTCCGCACCTCCCCCGCTCCGCCCGTGTCGGCGCCGTCATCGCCGTCGTCGCGGCCGCCGCCTACCTCTTCGGGATTAACGCCCTCCACGGCTACCGTCTCAACCGGGAAGCGGCCAGGCTGGCCGCCCTGAAGCGCACCCTCCAGGAGCACAACGCCGTCCTGCGCGAAGAGATCCGGCTCCTCCAGACCCCCGGCTACATCGAGAAGATCGCCCGCGAACAGCTGGGACTGGTCCGGCCCGGGGAGATCGCGATCCTCATCGTGCCGTCCCCGGCCTCCCCTCCCCCGCCGCCGGCCCGGCCGGAGGAGCCCACCCGTCCGCTGGTGGAACGGCTCTGGAACGCCCTGACCCGCTGGGTGCAGGCACGGGGCACCGACTGA